The window TCTCTCGCCCCGGATCTGTCACTTTCTCATAGCCAGTCGCCGCCTTGCCGCCACTGCCCCGCCTCCATCAGCCTTGCCGCCTTCGCCACCCATCGCCGGAGCCGTCGCCGGATTCCAAGATTCCTGCTTTGctgcaataaaaaataaaagtatcagtaaatcaatcaataaaaatgcaGCTTCAATTAAAGATGTGTGTATGTATAGGTGTTTTATCTGGTTTGAGAAGCCAATGTTTCATTAGACcaatttttttgttcaatAATATTTGTCTCTTTTTTTGTCCAATAGTTGCCATTtctcaaaatgacaaaaaggataaataaaatagctttacattttccctccaaaaaggACATAAATGACTTTTCAATAAACTGCCACTTTATATTAGTAAGATTCAAAACaatgtgtttttttaattaaaatagtctttttcatttatatcctttattttcttatttcacttcttattctattaaaattttgtcatttttaacaTTACCAAAAGACAACAAGATTTTGATTTGTGCGTGAATGTGacaattacaaaaaatttaaattaaataataaatgtaattaaattcaaaaaactacattagttaaaagttaaaaaatatatataaaaatttaaatagcacaaattacattaatttaaatttctagaTTAAAACAAGTGTTACATTTCctaatttcttcaattagaTCTTGTTGGATCGGAGCTGGCCATGAGCCTGCCCCACGTGGACGGAAGCTTGTTGGGCCATATACTCCCGGGATAAGAAGCGGTGCACCTTGGGTGATAAAACGTGAATAGAATAATTTAACTGGTAAGTaatcaatataatttatttcacatATTCTTGTGCCTCCATATGTACTTATAGTTTTTATTGTCCTTcttctaactttttttcacgGTTTATTTCTCCCACGATTGTGTTTAAAGACACTGacaaaaaaactaaacaacTATTAACATAAATTTGAACTCTCCATCGTTAAATTCATGGCTCCGCATCACATTGGTGATATATGATTCGTACCACATTTTCATCGGTCCATTAATACTACCCAGGGAAATTGCAAGACACCAAATGTCCTCTCAACATCCTTCTATACACTATACATCTTGTCTCAGGGCAAATAATTCACCCTCTGAACCAATCAGACATGTAATCGATTATTCATGAACACTGAACACTTTGATAAATCTCATCTTTCAAGTAGTAGCTTATTTGATATTATCTGCGGTTGGGCAGTGAATTTAAtcctaatatttataataaaatttatttttataacttagaaaAAGTGGTGACACTCCGTTACCATTTTtgatgaaacaaaataaaaatcaaatggtGGCGGTACTCTATTTTTGACATTACGTACttagatgaaaataaatatactactagtcTACTAGTATAGTATACTAATTAGCGGTGCGTCGACGAAATTgagttaagaaattaatttgttggaaaagTAATTTGTCGAGGCAGACATGAACGTCGAGCTCTTCGGAACTCTAATGCATGTTTTCTACAGCTATAAATATCTGACCTTTTCCTCAGTTAAATTATCAACCTTCTTAAAACATTTCTAAACAGATTTCATTCAACACAAAGAAACAACTATGGCTTCGCTAGCTACTTGGAAGCTGCTTCTGGCGCTGCTCGGGTTGTGGGCTTCTCTAGCTGCAGCTCGAACTGCACCCGATGCATCGATGATGGAGAGGCATGAGAAATGGATGGTGGAGAACGGTCGTGTGTACAAAGATGAGGCGGAGAAGGTGAAGAGATTCAATATATTCAAGGAGAATGTTGAGTACATCGAGTCCTTCAACGAAGCAGCTTCAAAGCCTTACAAGCTTGCTGTCAACAGATTTGCTGATCTCACCAATGCTGAGTTTCACAACTCTAGAAATGGATACAGAATGGGATCTAAGGCTTCTGCTTCGTCGTCGTTTAGGTATGCAAATGTGAGTGCAGCTCCAGCCAGTATTGATTGGAGGAAGAAGGGAGCTGTTACTCCTGTTAAGGATCAAGGCCAATGTGGTAACTCTCTCTCACGCACATTTCTAATTCATTCAAACATTACactttgcattttttaaatattttgtttaaaacaaACATTGCAGGATGTTGTTGGGCGTTTTCAGCAGTTGCAGCCACGGAAGGAATCAACCAAATCAAGACAGGGAAACTTGTTTCTTTATCTGAACAACAACTTGTTGACTGCGACACaagtgaagatcaaggctGCAATGGTGGATTAATGGATGATGCGTTTCAGTATATCATTAACAACAAAGGCCTCACAACAGAATCCAACTATCCTTACCAAGGAGTTGATGGCACTTGCAACTCGAAGAAGGAATCATCTGACGCAGCCAAGATCACTGGGTACGAGGACGTGCCATCCAACAGCGAATCAGCGCTCCTCAAAGCAGTGGTTAACCAACCGGTATCCGTGGCCATTGATGCTAGTGGTTCAGACTTTCAGTTCTACTCGAGTGGAGTCTTCACTGGAGAGTGTGGGACCGAGCTAGACCATGGTGTGACTGCAGTTGGGTATGGTGTGGCTAGTGATGGCACCAAGTATTGGATTGTCAAGAACTCGTGGGGAACTAGCTGGGGTGAAGATGGATACATCAGGATGCAGAGGGATGTTGAAGCTGCAGAAGGCCTCTGTGGCATCGCCATGGAAGCTTCTTATCCAACAGCCTGATATTGGGATGAAGTTTGTGAAAGCTTATTATAAAAGTGATATCTGTATATGGATTCATATgttaatatatgtaaattaccTACTTTCCAAGAATTACTTGTAATCGAAGACGTCTCATATCCAAGACTTCAGttgatgaaattaatccaAGAATATCTTAGATATTAGCCAAATATAGTACTGAGCACAATCTTCATATCGAATAGGCAAATATCATGCAAGAGTTGTCAAATCTTCCAAGACCAAAAAGGCTGGTGATTCAAGATAATCATCTATCGGGCATTATACCATCTGCTTTATTAGCAAAGAAACCAACAAGTtttctagatgaaataaaactaTGAAGATCTTAAAAAAACTTAGTATACCTGTCACTCATCTTtgtatactactactacatagAATGTCGTTCTAACAAATATTGAGAGAAGATATACAAGTTAGTATAGTATATTATCGAAGCATATTGCGATTGTAGAGCTACAAATTAGCAGCAATGAACGTAGAGGAGGTTTCCTGTAGCATATCCTGTTGCTTAATGGTGTCTGCAACATGAGCCACCACTCCAGCTCCAGCGTTGTGAAACCACTCGTTTTTCACCTGATTGAGAATTAACAAATCACATGTGAGGCGAGTGGCACATATGAGTTACGAGAAGTTTGAGGAGTCTCGTGTTACATGGATGTTATTATGAGCAAAGAAGGGCCAGAATGATGAGTGAAAGCTGACAtcaactttcttccaccctaGTCGCTGCAAACCATGGATCATCTCCTCTGTCGAAAGAAAGGAAAGAAGTTAGTATTCATATTAACAGATATTTGTCTAGCTGCTTCAGTTACCATTTAACATGCATGTACCTTCCATGATCTCGTGATAGTCTACTGTGTTTTGTACGCTGGGTTTGTTTTTAGCAGCCTCCTTTGCTTTCGCTGCTTCTGGTGGGAAATGTGGAGCCTCATATAAAACGGGAGGGCAGTACTCC is drawn from Salvia hispanica cultivar TCC Black 2014 chromosome 6, UniMelb_Shisp_WGS_1.0, whole genome shotgun sequence and contains these coding sequences:
- the LOC125194152 gene encoding senescence-specific cysteine protease SAG39-like, with product MASLATWKLLLALLGLWASLAAARTAPDASMMERHEKWMVENGRVYKDEAEKVKRFNIFKENVEYIESFNEAASKPYKLAVNRFADLTNAEFHNSRNGYRMGSKASASSSFRYANVSAAPASIDWRKKGAVTPVKDQGQCGCCWAFSAVAATEGINQIKTGKLVSLSEQQLVDCDTSEDQGCNGGLMDDAFQYIINNKGLTTESNYPYQGVDGTCNSKKESSDAAKITGYEDVPSNSESALLKAVVNQPVSVAIDASGSDFQFYSSGVFTGECGTELDHGVTAVGYGVASDGTKYWIVKNSWGTSWGEDGYIRMQRDVEAAEGLCGIAMEASYPTA